A part of Desulfomicrobium baculatum DSM 4028 genomic DNA contains:
- a CDS encoding alpha-amylase family glycosyl hydrolase: MYEQASHALLNEILAGLRPEIGKFRLRHFYTRLGANFYAIYSLFKLLYGDRPDFKQQMVRLVETLALRYMERTPTLRKSDLAREVNYNWFLSQKWVAMALYCDRFADNLQGLREKLPYFQELGVNMLHVMPILDCPPENNDGGYAVRDFRKIDTRYGTLKDVEELAATLKSRETLLVLDVVVNHTSDEHEWAMRARQGEKKYQDYYYVFDDRKTPDAYEEGMPEIFPVTAPGNFTWDETMGKWVMTVFNTYQWDLNYRNPAVLIEMLDIILFWANKGADILRLDAVAFLWKKIGSTCQNEREAHLLLRLMKDCCQVTAPGVLFIAEAIVAPGEIAKYFGEDAIYSKECEIAYNASLMALLWDAVATKNANLLNLGVKNLPNKLDRATWLNYVRCHDDIGLGFDDSDVELAGYDPTLHRAFLVDYFTGKFPSSPARGMPFGTNLKTGDARISGSLASLVGLESALDSEDEEAINAAIKTITLLHSIILSFGGLPLMYYGDAIGTLNNLEFLSDPATQNDSRWVHRSRFDWEKAEKRHQSGTVEQRIFSALKKLIALRKELPAFVDFDNRHLLLVENPNLLVFYRTDPENSRSRVLVICNFNVEPQALPIDTLTPHGFFNHDGMKDLCTGENVPVEDGQIFIPALSFYWLRD; the protein is encoded by the coding sequence ATGTACGAACAAGCTTCCCATGCCCTGTTGAACGAAATCCTGGCGGGCCTCAGACCCGAAATCGGCAAGTTCCGGCTGCGCCATTTCTATACGCGTCTGGGCGCCAACTTTTACGCCATCTATTCCCTTTTCAAACTGCTCTATGGAGACCGGCCCGACTTCAAGCAGCAGATGGTGCGACTGGTCGAAACCCTCGCCCTGCGCTATATGGAGCGTACTCCCACCTTGCGGAAATCGGACTTGGCGCGTGAAGTAAACTACAACTGGTTTTTAAGCCAGAAATGGGTGGCCATGGCGCTGTACTGCGATCGCTTCGCGGACAACCTGCAGGGCCTGCGCGAAAAACTCCCCTACTTCCAGGAACTGGGCGTCAACATGCTGCACGTCATGCCCATCCTCGACTGCCCGCCGGAAAACAACGACGGCGGCTACGCGGTACGGGACTTCCGCAAGATCGACACCAGATACGGCACCCTCAAGGACGTCGAAGAGCTGGCGGCCACGCTCAAGAGCCGCGAAACCCTCCTCGTCCTCGACGTCGTGGTCAACCACACCTCTGACGAACACGAATGGGCAATGCGGGCGCGGCAGGGCGAAAAGAAATACCAAGACTACTACTACGTCTTCGACGACCGCAAAACACCCGATGCCTACGAAGAGGGCATGCCCGAAATCTTCCCGGTCACCGCGCCCGGCAACTTCACCTGGGACGAGACCATGGGCAAGTGGGTCATGACGGTTTTCAACACGTATCAATGGGATTTGAACTATCGCAACCCGGCAGTGCTGATTGAGATGCTCGACATCATCCTCTTCTGGGCCAACAAAGGCGCGGACATCCTGCGCCTCGACGCCGTGGCCTTCCTGTGGAAGAAGATCGGCAGCACCTGCCAGAACGAGCGCGAGGCCCACCTGCTGCTGCGCCTCATGAAGGACTGCTGCCAGGTGACGGCGCCAGGCGTGCTGTTCATCGCCGAGGCCATTGTCGCGCCGGGCGAGATCGCCAAATATTTCGGGGAAGACGCGATCTACTCCAAGGAATGCGAGATCGCCTATAACGCCTCGCTCATGGCCCTGCTCTGGGACGCCGTGGCCACCAAGAACGCAAACCTACTCAACCTGGGCGTGAAGAACCTGCCGAACAAACTGGATCGGGCGACCTGGCTCAACTACGTGCGCTGCCATGACGACATAGGGCTTGGCTTCGACGACAGCGACGTGGAACTGGCGGGATACGACCCGACCCTGCACCGAGCCTTTCTGGTCGATTATTTCACGGGCAAATTCCCTTCGTCGCCGGCCCGGGGCATGCCGTTCGGGACGAACCTGAAAACCGGCGACGCGCGCATCTCCGGCTCCCTGGCTTCCCTGGTCGGCCTGGAGTCGGCGCTGGACTCCGAGGACGAGGAGGCCATAAACGCCGCCATCAAGACCATCACGCTGCTGCACAGCATCATCCTCTCCTTCGGCGGCCTGCCGCTCATGTACTACGGAGACGCCATAGGTACGCTGAACAATCTGGAATTTCTCTCCGATCCGGCAACGCAGAATGACTCACGCTGGGTGCACAGGTCTCGTTTCGACTGGGAAAAAGCCGAAAAGCGCCATCAAAGCGGCACCGTCGAACAGCGTATTTTCTCCGCGCTTAAAAAATTGATCGCCCTGCGCAAGGAGCTTCCGGCCTTCGTGGATTTCGACAATCGTCATCTGCTGCTCGTCGAAAACCCGAACCTGCTGGTCTTTTACCGCACGGACCCGGAAAACAGCCGCAGCCGGGTGCTCGTCATCTGCAACTTCAACGTCGAACCGCAAGCGCTTCCCATCGATACGCTCACGCCGCACGGATTCTTCAACCACGACGGCATGAAGGATCTCTGTACAGGTGAAAACGTGCCGGTGGAAGACGGACAGATCTTTATACCGGCTCTGTCCTTCTACTGGCTCAGGGATTGA
- a CDS encoding PEP/pyruvate-binding domain-containing protein — protein MNILPIPVTGRDSRNLMPLSGAKAVNLRHLSLHGFAVPTTLFVPPAAYAEFVRHTGLSQHIEAVTASLREAMRWEEIWDVSLKLRNAFLRQPLPEPMAKAILATVENALPGASLAVRSCSPDEDSGFSHAGMHDSVLEVRGPEELSCAIRTVWASLWTDRAILYRREMGLKAGTSDMAVLIQPMIYGRVSGVLFTASPVDEFTSIIESAPGLAREVVEDRVGTERIVMSRSSGAELSRTPFLEPVLGGEEARKLLELGLQIERLFGAPQDIEWTLADTGPVILQARPVTTLARSSNAAGWSDRDKRPWYLSLTRSHGNLLELRNRIEGQILPGMLEESERMKDVNLSAMSPAELEAEVLRRREVLERWRDIYWRELIPFAHAVRQFGMLYNDAVAPEDPFEFTALLTGQQLLAVRRNDLLTELAAMVRADAALAARLGDADIPADGKFAEKLEEFKQDFGDLSCGTSWCEEGPQGIVRLTLELARHEPRRRSARGAADLEERFLAALSREKRDFGAAVLDLARTSYRLRDDDNLYLGKIQARHDEALAHALDMGLTMDHAVREGRSSLPKGNAWTENVGSSAPGTLFKGWAASAGVARGKARVVTEPEDLFSFRAGEILVCDALDPNMTFVAPLAAGIVERRGGMLVHGAIIAREYGIPCVTGVDEATVRIKNGQTLLVDGFRGEITLEQQD, from the coding sequence ATGAATATCCTGCCCATTCCTGTCACCGGCCGAGACTCCCGAAACCTGATGCCCTTGAGCGGAGCCAAGGCCGTCAACCTCCGGCATCTCTCCCTGCATGGTTTCGCTGTACCGACTACCCTCTTTGTGCCCCCAGCAGCTTACGCCGAATTCGTGCGGCACACGGGCCTCTCGCAACACATCGAAGCGGTTACCGCAAGCCTGCGCGAAGCCATGCGCTGGGAGGAAATCTGGGATGTCTCCCTGAAGCTGCGCAACGCCTTTCTCCGTCAGCCCCTGCCCGAACCCATGGCCAAAGCCATCCTCGCCACCGTCGAAAACGCCTTGCCCGGAGCCTCCCTGGCCGTTCGCTCCTGTTCTCCGGACGAGGATTCGGGCTTTTCCCATGCAGGGATGCATGACTCGGTCCTGGAAGTGCGAGGCCCTGAAGAGCTGTCGTGCGCCATCCGTACCGTCTGGGCCTCCCTGTGGACGGACAGGGCCATCCTGTATCGTCGCGAAATGGGCTTGAAGGCAGGCACGTCCGACATGGCCGTCCTCATCCAGCCCATGATCTACGGACGGGTCTCGGGCGTGCTCTTCACGGCCAGCCCTGTCGACGAGTTCACGTCCATCATCGAGTCTGCGCCGGGCCTGGCCAGAGAGGTGGTCGAAGACCGGGTCGGGACAGAACGCATCGTCATGTCCCGGTCGTCAGGGGCAGAGCTATCGCGCACACCTTTCCTGGAGCCGGTTCTTGGAGGAGAGGAAGCCAGGAAACTGCTGGAACTGGGCCTGCAGATCGAACGGCTGTTCGGCGCCCCCCAGGACATCGAGTGGACCCTCGCCGACACGGGCCCCGTCATCCTGCAGGCACGCCCCGTGACCACCCTGGCGCGGTCCTCGAACGCTGCCGGATGGTCCGACAGGGACAAGCGGCCTTGGTACCTGAGCCTGACGCGCAGCCACGGCAACCTGCTGGAACTTCGCAACAGAATCGAAGGACAGATCCTGCCCGGCATGCTTGAGGAAAGCGAACGCATGAAAGACGTGAACCTTTCGGCCATGAGTCCGGCGGAGCTTGAGGCCGAGGTCCTTCGCCGCCGGGAGGTTCTGGAGCGTTGGCGCGACATCTACTGGCGGGAGCTCATCCCCTTCGCCCATGCCGTGCGGCAGTTCGGCATGCTCTACAACGATGCCGTAGCTCCCGAAGACCCCTTCGAGTTCACGGCCCTGCTGACCGGACAGCAACTCCTTGCGGTCAGGCGCAACGACCTGTTGACGGAACTGGCGGCCATGGTCCGCGCCGATGCGGCCCTGGCCGCCAGGCTCGGGGACGCAGACATCCCAGCAGATGGAAAATTCGCCGAGAAACTCGAGGAATTCAAACAAGATTTCGGAGACCTGTCCTGCGGTACGTCCTGGTGCGAGGAAGGTCCCCAAGGCATCGTACGCCTGACTCTGGAACTGGCCCGGCACGAACCCAGACGGCGCTCGGCGAGGGGGGCCGCCGATCTCGAAGAGCGCTTCCTGGCCGCCCTGTCGCGGGAAAAGCGCGACTTCGGCGCGGCGGTCCTCGACCTGGCCCGAACCAGCTACCGGCTACGCGACGACGACAACCTCTATCTCGGAAAAATCCAGGCCCGCCACGACGAGGCCCTGGCCCATGCCCTGGATATGGGACTGACGATGGACCATGCCGTTCGGGAAGGCCGGAGCAGCCTGCCCAAAGGCAACGCCTGGACCGAAAACGTCGGATCATCGGCGCCGGGAACCCTATTCAAAGGCTGGGCCGCCTCCGCTGGGGTGGCCAGAGGAAAAGCCCGGGTCGTGACCGAGCCGGAAGACCTCTTCTCGTTCAGGGCCGGAGAAATTCTCGTCTGCGACGCTCTGGACCCGAACATGACCTTCGTGGCGCCCCTGGCCGCCGGTATCGTCGAACGCCGCGGAGGCATGCTCGTACACGGTGCCATCATCGCCCGGGAATACGGTATCCCCTGCGTCACCGGGGTGGATGAAGCTACGGTGCGCATCAAGAATGGCCAGACGTTGCTGGTGGACGGATTCCGGGGCGAGATCACGCTGGAACAACAGGACTGA
- a CDS encoding prenyltransferase: MIASGNSGPSPNAKREPPGRCGMPWRAWVQAARLPSQMYIFWPLLLGQALAMGDDFSWEIVLLCHLYGLASQLYIVFANDVADIATDRRNVTFTLFSGGSRVLVDGILTRGQLGRAAILCGALSALAGVFLGIRHHNWLPLPLILIGLGLLWAYSYPPLRLSYRGGGEYLQMVGVGLVLPMIGFSAHAGTLAGLPWTLMPLMLGLSLSCAMATALPDEPSDRADGKRTHAVRFGVAASQRAILRLNALTLVWLVLAPLPGTALFLRFMLALACTGLWLVCLRLSGAQPGERGMLHFVTAQVAFCLAPMVGLTVLLLVS; this comes from the coding sequence GTGATCGCGTCCGGCAACTCTGGGCCTTCGCCCAATGCGAAGCGCGAGCCCCCCGGCCGCTGCGGGATGCCTTGGCGGGCGTGGGTGCAGGCGGCCCGCCTGCCGTCGCAGATGTACATTTTCTGGCCCCTGCTCCTGGGGCAGGCATTGGCCATGGGAGACGATTTTTCCTGGGAGATCGTCCTTCTCTGCCATCTCTATGGTCTGGCCAGCCAACTTTATATCGTCTTTGCCAATGACGTGGCGGACATTGCCACGGATCGCAGAAATGTCACCTTTACCCTGTTTTCGGGAGGCTCCAGGGTTCTCGTGGATGGCATTCTGACACGGGGCCAGCTGGGCCGGGCGGCTATTCTGTGCGGGGCGCTCTCGGCTCTGGCCGGAGTTTTCCTGGGGATTCGCCATCACAATTGGCTGCCACTGCCGCTTATTCTTATCGGGCTCGGGCTTTTGTGGGCTTACAGCTATCCGCCTCTGCGCTTGTCCTACCGAGGCGGCGGCGAGTACTTGCAGATGGTCGGGGTGGGGCTCGTGCTGCCCATGATCGGCTTCAGCGCACACGCCGGGACCCTCGCCGGGTTGCCCTGGACGCTCATGCCGCTCATGCTCGGCCTGTCCCTGTCCTGCGCCATGGCCACGGCCCTGCCCGATGAACCGTCCGACCGGGCCGATGGCAAACGCACCCATGCCGTACGCTTCGGCGTTGCCGCCAGTCAGCGAGCCATTCTGCGGCTGAACGCCCTGACCCTGGTCTGGCTCGTGCTCGCGCCGCTTCCAGGCACGGCCCTCTTTTTGCGGTTCATGTTGGCTCTGGCGTGCACCGGGCTTTGGCTGGTCTGCCTGCGCCTGTCCGGGGCGCAGCCGGGAGAGCGCGGCATGCTCCATTTCGTGACGGCCCAGGTGGCTTTTTGCCTTGCGCCCATGGTCGGTCTGACCGTCCTCTTGCTCGTTTCCTGA
- a CDS encoding ABC transporter permease, translating to MALHPFFRELRLTLGILARNPSAVIGGVIIAVMVLLAVGAPLLAPFDPVRLSLSDRLLAPGTTHYFGTDELGRDIFSRVMFGARISLSIGLLVIAVAGITGALIGATSGYFGGRTDNVIMRFMDVVLSFPSLILALALAAALGPSLVNAILATAFVMIPKFARLVRGEAMVVREMPYVAASRVAGAGHGFIIRRHILPNCLNSAIVLATLTLGDAILIAASLSFIGLGAQPPTPEWGAMIASGRKFLMDQWWYATFPGLFILFTVIGFNIFGDALRDVLDPRIRR from the coding sequence GTGGCACTGCATCCATTTTTCCGCGAACTGCGGCTCACCCTGGGCATACTCGCACGCAACCCCTCGGCCGTGATCGGCGGGGTCATCATCGCAGTCATGGTCCTCCTGGCCGTGGGCGCACCGCTCCTGGCTCCCTTTGACCCCGTGCGCCTGTCCCTGTCCGACCGGCTTTTGGCACCGGGCACGACGCATTACTTCGGCACGGACGAGCTTGGCCGCGACATATTCTCCCGCGTCATGTTCGGCGCGCGCATCTCCCTCTCCATCGGCCTTCTGGTCATCGCCGTGGCCGGGATCACGGGCGCGCTCATCGGTGCGACGTCCGGATATTTCGGGGGCAGGACCGACAACGTGATCATGCGCTTCATGGACGTCGTCCTGTCCTTTCCGTCCCTCATCCTGGCTCTGGCCCTGGCTGCGGCCTTGGGGCCGAGCCTCGTGAACGCCATTTTGGCCACCGCCTTCGTCATGATCCCCAAATTCGCCCGGCTCGTGCGCGGCGAGGCCATGGTCGTGCGCGAGATGCCCTATGTGGCCGCCAGCCGGGTCGCCGGGGCCGGACACGGCTTCATCATCCGCCGCCACATCCTGCCCAATTGCCTGAACTCGGCCATTGTCCTCGCCACCCTGACCCTTGGCGACGCCATTCTCATCGCGGCCTCCCTGTCCTTCATCGGCCTCGGTGCCCAGCCGCCCACCCCGGAGTGGGGGGCCATGATCGCCTCGGGCCGCAAATTCCTGATGGACCAGTGGTGGTACGCGACCTTCCCTGGCCTCTTCATCCTGTTCACGGTCATCGGCTTCAACATCTTCGGCGACGCCCTGCGCGACGTCCTCGACCCGCGAATCAGGCGCTGA
- a CDS encoding ABC transporter substrate-binding protein yields MRSLTLLSCLLLFLGSMAPAAFAADKDTLVVAVSSDIHTMDPGVSSDNYDWRQIYPCYDRLVKYKVENGVGLTEVEPMAAESWTVSEDGLKWIFKIRKGITFDDGSPLNAEAVRYSFDRTLAIGKGPADNIGAIATMVVVDDYTLEITLKNPYGPFLQTLATNGASIVNPKTAEKAVGDDKAQAFLAENVDGSGPFKVVEWSRGQRCVLEAKPNYWGDQPKLKKVIIRFMSESADRRMALEQGDVDIAENILIDQIPALEKNKDIVVNRFPSQMVEYVYVNCQNEKLKDPAVRQALSYAVDYQGIIDHVLQGNGVQMRGPIPDGMWGHRKDVFQYKLDVAKAKELLKAAGAENLELTLIYSERRATWEQIALVMQANLADIGVKLNLELMANPTLRDKIDKGDFDLCLGAWSPDFADPYMFMNFWFDSAKAGLPGNRSFYKSDKVDELVRKAEVSSDVEERKKLYSEAQDIIMQDAPYIFLYQIQTIVPLRANVQGYVFNPMLESMYNFESISKK; encoded by the coding sequence ATGCGTTCCCTGACACTACTCAGCTGTCTTCTCCTGTTTCTCGGATCAATGGCCCCTGCGGCCTTTGCTGCAGACAAAGACACCCTTGTCGTTGCCGTGTCTTCGGACATCCACACCATGGACCCCGGAGTCTCCAGCGACAACTACGACTGGCGCCAGATCTACCCCTGCTATGACCGGCTGGTGAAGTACAAGGTAGAAAACGGCGTCGGCCTGACCGAAGTGGAGCCCATGGCCGCCGAGTCCTGGACCGTGTCCGAGGACGGTCTGAAATGGATTTTCAAGATCAGGAAAGGCATCACCTTTGATGACGGCTCCCCCCTCAACGCCGAAGCCGTGCGCTATTCCTTCGATCGCACCCTGGCCATCGGCAAGGGCCCGGCGGACAACATTGGTGCCATCGCCACCATGGTCGTAGTCGACGACTACACCCTCGAAATCACGCTCAAGAACCCCTACGGCCCCTTCCTGCAAACCCTGGCCACCAACGGCGCGTCCATCGTCAACCCCAAGACCGCGGAAAAGGCCGTGGGTGACGACAAGGCCCAGGCTTTCCTAGCCGAAAACGTGGACGGCAGCGGCCCCTTCAAGGTAGTCGAATGGTCGCGCGGACAGCGTTGCGTCCTGGAAGCCAAGCCGAACTATTGGGGCGACCAGCCGAAGCTCAAAAAAGTCATCATCCGCTTCATGTCCGAATCCGCCGACCGGCGCATGGCCCTGGAACAGGGCGACGTGGACATCGCCGAGAACATCCTCATCGACCAGATCCCGGCCCTGGAGAAGAACAAGGACATCGTCGTCAACCGCTTCCCCTCGCAGATGGTCGAGTACGTGTACGTCAACTGCCAGAACGAGAAACTGAAAGACCCGGCCGTGCGCCAGGCTCTGTCCTACGCCGTAGACTACCAGGGCATCATCGACCATGTGCTGCAGGGCAACGGCGTGCAGATGCGCGGACCCATCCCCGACGGCATGTGGGGTCATCGCAAGGATGTCTTCCAGTACAAGCTCGATGTCGCCAAGGCCAAGGAGTTGCTCAAGGCCGCCGGCGCCGAGAATCTGGAATTGACCCTCATCTATTCCGAACGCCGCGCCACCTGGGAACAGATCGCCCTGGTCATGCAGGCCAATCTGGCCGACATCGGCGTGAAGCTCAATCTTGAACTCATGGCAAACCCGACCCTGCGCGACAAGATCGACAAGGGCGACTTCGACCTGTGCCTCGGCGCCTGGAGCCCGGACTTCGCCGACCCCTACATGTTCATGAACTTCTGGTTCGACTCGGCCAAGGCTGGCCTGCCGGGCAACCGCAGCTTCTACAAAAGCGACAAGGTTGACGAACTGGTCCGCAAGGCCGAAGTGTCCTCCGACGTGGAAGAACGCAAGAAGCTCTACAGCGAAGCGCAGGACATCATCATGCAGGACGCCCCGTACATCTTCCTGTACCAGATCCAGACCATCGTGCCCCTGCGGGCAAACGTGCAGGGCTACGTCTTCAACCCCATGCTCGAATCCATGTACAACTTCGAATCCATCTCGAAAAAATAG
- a CDS encoding ABC transporter permease, producing MRILTYIFKRILAAIPVLIGVSILTFIISHAIPGDPALLIVGPKASKAAVESIRKEHGLDRPMPVQYLRYMRGLAQGDLGQSIRNHRPVTSDLADFFPATLELTMASLFLCLFIGIPLGILAAVRRNRLADHVARVISVIGVSTPVFWLGLMLLLLFYRHLGWLPGSGRLDVTSSPPIGVTGLYVIDAALAGDWALLREVLSHLILPAFCLSYVYLAVITRIVRSSMIAVLGQDYITTAKANGLSTFRVIFKHAFKNSLIPTVTIAGLSLGELLGGAILTETIFAWPGMGKYVVDSINSLDFPAIMGFTLVASTAYVAINLCVDVLYAFLNPRIRY from the coding sequence ATGCGAATCCTCACCTACATCTTCAAGCGCATCCTGGCCGCGATTCCGGTGCTCATCGGCGTGAGCATTCTCACGTTCATCATTTCGCACGCCATCCCCGGTGATCCGGCCCTGCTCATTGTCGGCCCCAAGGCCAGCAAGGCGGCGGTGGAATCCATCCGCAAGGAGCACGGCCTGGACCGGCCCATGCCCGTGCAGTACCTGCGCTACATGCGCGGTCTGGCGCAGGGCGACCTGGGGCAGTCGATCCGCAACCATCGCCCCGTGACAAGCGATCTGGCCGACTTCTTTCCGGCGACCTTGGAGCTGACCATGGCGAGCCTTTTTCTGTGCCTCTTCATCGGCATCCCCCTGGGCATCCTGGCCGCCGTGCGCCGCAATCGGCTCGCCGATCATGTGGCCCGGGTCATTTCGGTCATCGGCGTGTCCACCCCGGTCTTTTGGCTTGGGCTGATGCTGCTTCTGCTCTTCTACCGCCACTTGGGCTGGCTGCCCGGCTCCGGGCGGCTGGACGTAACCAGCTCGCCGCCCATAGGCGTGACCGGCCTGTACGTGATCGACGCCGCCCTGGCCGGGGACTGGGCGCTGCTGCGCGAAGTGCTGAGTCACCTCATCCTGCCCGCGTTCTGCCTGTCCTACGTGTATCTGGCGGTCATCACGCGCATCGTGCGCTCTTCGATGATCGCGGTGCTGGGCCAGGATTACATCACCACCGCCAAGGCCAACGGGCTGTCCACGTTCCGGGTCATCTTCAAGCACGCGTTCAAGAACTCGCTCATCCCCACCGTGACCATCGCGGGCCTGTCCCTCGGGGAACTCCTCGGCGGGGCCATCCTGACCGAGACGATCTTCGCCTGGCCGGGCATGGGCAAATACGTGGTCGATTCCATCAATTCCCTCGATTTTCCGGCCATCATGGGCTTTACCCTGGTGGCCAGCACGGCGTACGTCGCCATCAATCTCTGCGTGGACGTGCTCTACGCTTTCCTGAACCCACGCATACGCTACTAG
- a CDS encoding HIT family protein — MESFIVHPTLAADCHVLGTWRELRLLLHRDAHVRWFILVPETDATEWHELPAPLRDQLLTASSMLGAMLKHDDGCDKVNIAAIGNMVPQFHFHVIGRWKTDPYWPGVVWGRVEPGCVYGDGEVLELKAKVLASLLGMAGSE; from the coding sequence ATGGAATCATTCATAGTGCACCCCACTCTTGCTGCGGACTGCCACGTACTCGGAACATGGCGGGAGCTTCGGCTCCTGCTGCACAGGGACGCCCATGTACGCTGGTTCATTCTCGTCCCTGAAACTGACGCTACCGAATGGCATGAATTGCCCGCACCTCTGCGCGACCAGCTTCTGACCGCATCGTCGATGCTGGGTGCCATGCTCAAGCACGACGACGGCTGCGACAAGGTCAACATCGCCGCCATCGGCAACATGGTGCCGCAGTTTCATTTTCACGTCATCGGCCGCTGGAAGACGGACCCTTATTGGCCGGGAGTGGTCTGGGGGCGAGTCGAGCCGGGATGCGTGTACGGGGACGGCGAGGTGCTGGAACTGAAGGCAAAGGTTCTGGCGAGCCTGTTGGGCATGGCGGGAAGCGAGTGA
- a CDS encoding ABC transporter ATP-binding protein codes for MTTTPPLLDIRNLSVSFDTYQGQARVLDKASLSVRHGEIMGLVGETSCGKSVLSRSILRIIPSPPGRIDGGEIFFEGQDLLKLPRTAMRKLRGERISMIFQEPMSSLNPVFSVGNQMREVVRSHRPVSRGEANAICLEMLSSVRLPDPESVLAAYPHELSGGMRQRVMIAMALTCRPALLLADEPTTALDVTVQGQILAILAELAASQGLSILFVTHDMGVVAQLCHRVAVMYAGQVVEVADVESLFARPAHPYTQGLIASIPGRTTGGELYAIPGSVPSCLAPPPGCRFHTRCTHAGPDCSRAVPEMVRVASDHSVACHLCPTGGAL; via the coding sequence ATGACAACCACACCGCCACTCCTCGACATCCGCAACCTTTCCGTCAGCTTCGACACCTATCAGGGCCAGGCCCGCGTGCTGGACAAGGCAAGCCTGAGCGTAAGGCACGGCGAGATCATGGGCCTGGTCGGCGAAACCAGCTGCGGCAAGTCCGTGCTCTCGCGCTCCATCCTGCGCATCATCCCCTCGCCTCCGGGGCGCATCGACGGGGGCGAGATCTTCTTCGAGGGTCAGGACCTGCTCAAATTGCCGCGCACGGCCATGCGCAAGCTGCGCGGCGAGCGCATCTCCATGATCTTTCAGGAACCCATGAGCAGCCTGAACCCCGTCTTTTCCGTGGGCAACCAGATGCGCGAAGTGGTCCGCTCCCATCGCCCGGTCAGCCGGGGCGAAGCCAACGCCATCTGCCTTGAGATGCTGAGTTCCGTGCGCCTGCCGGATCCCGAGTCCGTGCTCGCGGCCTACCCGCACGAACTGTCGGGAGGCATGCGCCAGCGGGTCATGATCGCCATGGCCCTGACCTGTCGTCCGGCGCTGCTGCTGGCCGACGAGCCGACCACGGCCCTCGATGTCACGGTCCAGGGCCAGATCCTGGCCATCCTGGCCGAGCTCGCCGCGAGCCAGGGGCTGTCCATCCTCTTTGTCACCCACGACATGGGCGTGGTCGCCCAGCTCTGCCACCGCGTGGCGGTCATGTACGCAGGCCAGGTCGTGGAGGTCGCGGACGTCGAGAGCCTCTTCGCCCGCCCGGCCCATCCGTACACGCAGGGGCTCATCGCCTCCATCCCCGGACGGACCACAGGCGGCGAGCTGTACGCCATTCCGGGCAGCGTGCCGAGCTGTCTCGCTCCTCCGCCGGGCTGCCGCTTTCACACGCGCTGCACCCACGCCGGACCGGACTGCAGCCGGGCCGTCCCTGAGATGGTGCGCGTGGCCTCGGACCACAGTGTGGCCTGCCACCTCTGTCCCACGGGAGGCGCGCTGTGA
- a CDS encoding YqaA family protein, with product MRAVLVKTFFAIALILVLLSVLGFAFEQELELFAQWIADRLGFAGLCAILLVTDTVVTPFPPDVLLIVIAKSAFAQGWPFYVGFLGLVSAWAGMQGWAVGRWLGYRPLFRRLFGEFKCENADIVKKYGLWAVLAGAVTPMPFSVTCWSAGVLGLGFWPVLAGCLFRIPRFYLNYGIIVTGVSLFNGKV from the coding sequence ATGCGTGCCGTTCTTGTAAAGACCTTTTTCGCCATCGCATTAATCCTGGTGCTGCTCTCCGTTCTTGGATTCGCGTTTGAGCAGGAGCTGGAGCTTTTCGCCCAGTGGATCGCCGATAGGCTTGGTTTTGCCGGGCTGTGCGCCATTTTGCTCGTCACGGACACCGTGGTCACCCCGTTTCCGCCCGACGTGCTGCTTATTGTCATCGCCAAGAGCGCCTTTGCGCAGGGCTGGCCTTTCTATGTAGGCTTTCTTGGGCTGGTTTCCGCTTGGGCGGGGATGCAGGGCTGGGCCGTCGGTCGCTGGCTTGGTTACCGGCCCCTCTTCCGCCGACTGTTCGGCGAGTTCAAGTGTGAAAACGCCGATATAGTCAAAAAATACGGTCTGTGGGCCGTGTTGGCCGGGGCGGTCACTCCCATGCCCTTCTCCGTGACATGCTGGAGCGCGGGCGTCTTGGGCCTTGGGTTTTGGCCGGTGCTTGCAGGCTGTCTTTTTCGTATTCCACGCTTCTACCTCAATTACGGCATCATCGTGACCGGCGTATCACTCTTCAACGGAAAGGTTTGA